The following coding sequences are from one Humulus lupulus chromosome X, drHumLupu1.1, whole genome shotgun sequence window:
- the LOC133805469 gene encoding uncharacterized protein LOC133805469 produces MGSYFKISLVTIAITLLLVPFTLEAHQSGVENVGSKLESPRIGQRGSISQEVSTHMKNSWSRWSQKEVVPSGPNPKHNGRNLLENPPRWGQKENVQSGPNPKHNSKIPPRWGQKENVPSGPNPKHNSKIPPRWGQKENVPSGPNPKHNSKIPPRWGQKENVPSGPNPKHNSKIPPRWGQKENVPSGPNPKHNSKIPPRWGQKENVPSGPNPKHNSKISPRWGQKETLSSGSKPLHNSKNPPNSPP; encoded by the coding sequence atgggttCTTATTTCAAGATTTCTCTAGTTACAATAGCAATCACTCTTTTGCTGGTGCCTTTTACTTTAGAAGCTCACCAAAGTGGAGTTGAGAATGTTGGTTCAAAATTGGAGTCACCAAGAATTGGTCAAAGAGGTTCAATTTCTCAAGAGGTTTCTACTCACATGAAGAATTCTTGGTCAAGATGGAGCCAAAAGGAAGTTGTTCCATCTGGTCCAAACCCTAAACATAATGGCAGAAATCTGCTAGAAAATCCGCCAAGATGGGGCCAAAAAGAAAATGTTCAATCTGGTCCAAACCCTAAACATAATAGTAAAATCCCGCCAAGATGGggccaaaaggaaaatgttccaTCCGGTCCAAACCCTAAACATAATAGTAAAATCCCGCCAAGATGGGGCCAAAAAGAAAATGTTCCATCCGGTCCAAACCCTAAACATAATAGTAAAATCCCGCCAAGATGGggccaaaaggaaaatgttccaTCCGGTCCAAACCCTAAACATAATAGTAAAATCCCGCCAAGATGGGGCCAAAAAGAAAATGTTCCATCCGGTCCAAACCCTAAACATAATAGTAAAATCCCGCCAAGATGGGGCCAAAAAGAAAATGTTCCATCCGGTCCAAACCCTAAACATAATAGTAAAATCTCGCCAAGATGGGGCCAAAAAGAGACTCTTTCATCTGGTTCAAAGCCTTTACACAATAGCAAAAATCCACCAAATTCTCCACCATAA